One Lachancea thermotolerans CBS 6340 chromosome B complete sequence genomic window, GACGAAGTCATGTTAGAAGACGAAAGCGGTCGAGTGCTTCTTGTGGGTGAACTTGCGAAAACGAAACCACTGGTCAGTGGAACTGTAGTCGGAATCCTCGGGATGGAAGCAGATGCAGGTACTTTTCAGGTCTTGGACATTTGCTTTCCATCAGCCTTACCACAGACCGAGCTTCCCGCGGGCTCTCAGCCTGGGAAAGTTGCACTAGTATCGGGACTAAACGCAAACCCTTCTAATCCAAGACTTTCACTAAAGCTGCAATTATTACAGCAATACCTAACAGGCGATGTGATGAGCCCAGAGTCTGTTGCTGAAATTGGTAGACTTATAATATGTGGAAACTCAATAAATCCTGTTGACCCAGACCAGCTAACGGGATGCCTTACAGAAGCTGGAACTTTCTTTGGGAATACGCTTCAGTCCATGCCAATTGATCTCATGCCTGGTCCACGCGACCTTAGTGATCAAAGCTTACCTCAGCAACCATTGCATAAGGCACTTTTTGGGCCCATGATTTCCCCGTTCTTTGAGGAATCCAATAAAGAACTCTTTTGTCCTACCACAAACCCAGCATGGTTTCAGCTTAATGGTGTTCAATTATTAGGCACGAGCGGACAGAACATTGATGATATGTGCAAGTACGTTCTGCCTTTCGAACCAGACTCTCAAGAAAACTTAGCAGAAGCTAATATCGCCACTAGGATGGACATCATTGAGGGGTGCCTAAGGTGGCAGAATATAGCACCAACAGCGCCCGATACATTGTGGTGCTATCCTTATAAAGATGAAGACCCTTTCGTTCTGAAGAAATGGCCCCACGTATTTTTCGTTGGCAACCAGCCCCAATTTGCTTCGAAAGACGTGCAGTTGGAGGGGGGTgtcaaagtcaaagctATTGCTGTTCCAGAGTTCAGCAAAACAGGGCAAGTTGTAATTTTAGATCTTGAAACGCTGGATACTACTCTCGTGACAATCGATATGTAGATTACTTACAAGTAAATGCATGAATTGAGGAAATGGATCAACATTCTAGGTGGTCCCTCTGAAATTCACCTTTTTTATTGGTACTTCTCGCCCTTTATCGTTGGATCCTTTACCATATAATGTGTCAGCCCCGAGACGCGTGCGCGATAAATCGCGGTTTTCCGTATCAACACCAATTCGGTCAAGTAAAGCGTTTGAAAGCGTTGGCATTATTGGTTGGGCCAAAATGGAAGTTATGCGAACTACCTCAATTGCTGTAAATATTATGAGGTCTTGTTCTTCGCCGGATTTGAGCCAAGGTGTCGAGGTCTGAACAAAGGCATTCGCTTTTCCAATCACATCCCAAAGAAGCTTCAGGGCAGAACGCGTCTCGAGCTGGCGCATGtgagaagagaaaagttCCGGCAGCGTTTGGAGAAGTTGAATAAGTTCTCGGTATGACTCTTGCGCTTCGGTTCCAATTAATGTTGCAGCATTATTTTCAGGGTTAGCAGCTTGACTTGCGAAGGTCTCAACGGCCCTTGGAATGTTAAACTTGTTGCTGCAACATCTGTTTAGAAGATTACCccattttgaaacaatCTGCTCGCGGGTGGCATGCAGGCGCTCTTCCCGAAAGTCCCCGTCGGCTTCGATATGGGAGTTCTCGAGCAAATACCATCTGACTGGGTCGCACTCATAATGTAAAATCATGTCCAGTGGATCAACGACATTACCAACAGACTTACTCATCTTGACACCGCCGGAAAGCCAATGGCCATGAACAATGATCTGTTTAGGTAAGGGGATACCCGCTGCCATCAAGAAGCATGGCCAGTAGATAGCGTGAAACTTCGCAATGTCTTTACCAATGATATGCGTAGTGTTGACCCACCAATTGCGCGGCATCTTCAGTTGGCTGGTGATAGTGTGCTTAACGGCTGCCGGCGAATTGTCTAGGACGGCTTGTAGGCCACCAACTGAAGTCAAATAGTTACAAAGCGCATCAAACCAGACGTATATTTTCTGCGAAGGATCCTGCGGCACATCTATACCCCATTTGAttcttgagcttggccTTGATATAGACAGGTCTCGAAGCTTGGAGCCCCGCAGCTCGTTTATTATTTGGTCCCGTCTGGATGGAGGGGAGATGAAATGCGGGTTTTCCTTCTCTAGGAATGTCAATAATCTATTCTGGAAGGAAGAGAGCTTAAAGAAGTAGTTAGTTTCTGAATGATAAACCACTCCATTTCTGGTTTCCGTATTTATGAACTTCCCATCTTTGCGAATTTCAGGGCTTCCAAAGGGTAATTCCTGGCCATCTCCTTGAAGCTGTACTACTTTGGATTCAGGATAAAAGCACTCGTCCGATATGGAGTACCAGCCTTCGTGCTCGCCCTTATAAATATAACCGCTTTCCCAACATCTATTCCACAGCTCCCGGACTGCTCTGACGTGGTCGTAATCCGTAGTTCTTATGAACCGGGTGTAACTTATATTAGCCATTTGGTCTAACTTTACGAACTCGCGGTAGAGTACATCAACGAACTGCTTGGGATTACTGTACCCATTCTTCTCACTAGCGTTTTGGATTTTGAGTCCATGCTCGTCGGTTCCAGTAGTAAACAGTGTGTTATAGCCTTGCATCGCTCGCCACCTCTTAGTTACATCGCACAGTAAACTCGAATACAAGTGACCTAGATGCGGTCTCGCGTTCGGGTAGAATATGGGCGTAGTTATATGAAAAAGTGCACCTTTTAACCTCGCAGGCACTCCTCTGGACGGCGGCATGGTGCTTGTCCGTCTAACTGGTTTTCTGGATTTAAAATGTGATGCGTTGATGATTTTTCGAAACAATGATATACACCAGAATCGTAAGCCTTTTGGCGTGCTATGCGCAACAACGATCCGGATGCTAGTCCCCCACATACTTTTTACCCATATAGCTTCCGAACTACGCTGCGAGTCTTGTCATTTTTCCTACTTAGTTGAAGCATTTATGTACATCATTTGAAGCCCTACACAAATATAGCCATGAGGGCGAACACACTGTAGAAGATGGAGAGCGGGTACGCGATCAAAACCCTAGCATTTTTAAGTTGTAGTACAGCGGTGAAAAATCCAGAGGAGGACCATGTGCACCAGCACACAAAGATAAGTGCCAGCGCGTAGCCCATCATGTTGTTGAGAGGGAAGAAAACGCCTACCAGCGACAAGAGGCATAGAGGGAGGAAGCAATATCCTAGGATAGAGGCTGTTCTTAGGAAAAGTTGTTGTGGTTGGGCTTTGTTGTCCTCATTGCCCATGAGACGGAGGAGTGTGTGTAATGAAATAGTGCCAAAAAGTGCGACTCCGTAGATGTACCCGAAATGAACCTTTCCTGCGGCTAGTAGTAGTgttccaaaaagaagacagAATATAAGCGGCCCTGCGAGGTCGCAGTCAGATATGATCTCCAGAGGCAGCGAGTCTGACCGTCTCAATGGCTGCAAAACGTTTTTGGTCTTGGTCAGAATATGGCTGAAATTGATTCCTATCTCCTCGAGAAGGGGGAGTTCGTGGGGATACCCTTTGGTTGACAAGGCATTCAGCAGGCCTGGGGGGAGGGGGTCCTGCGAAAACGCCTGTGTCGCTGGTTGTTGCGCGAAGTTCATTGAGCCCTGTGGCATCTGGAACTGCGGTGATGGCTGGTAGAATCCGAAGCCTCCTTGTGGATTTGCACCGTTGTTGAAGGACATTGTTGATGCTAGCTAGATGTCGGAGGAAGTTGTGTTGTTAAATGTTATGCGTTTGAATTTGCGGGCTGAAATTTAAAACGGCAAATCTGGTCGTTTGAAAAAAGCCTCACAGGTTTGCTGAGCAGTACTTGTGACGAAATCCAGTCCCAGTCGCTTCAAGCAAGTTCACAATGACCTTTTCAATCCCTTAGGACTTATTTGAtcgaagcttttgttgACTTCAAATGTTTTAAGAACCTCGATCTTGTGCATGTGCACGAAGCCCTTTGAAGCATTAAATATGAAAATTTGAGTTCATAGTGGATTCGATGAGctccaagaacaagagGGAATATAGGTGTACAGGAAGAATAGTGGCGGTTCAAGATGGGTGTCATTGAGAAGATTAAGGCTATCGAGGAGGAGATGGCTCGGACGCAGAAAAACAAGGCCACCGAGTACCATCTAGGGCTGCTGAAGGGTAAGCTAGCACGTTTCAGACAACAGTTGTTGGCAGAAGAAACCGCGCCTACGGGCGGCGGTGGCACAGGGTTTGAGGTCGCCAAGTCCGGAGATGCGCGTGTAGTGCTGATCGGGTATCCTTCTGTGGGTAAGTCCTCTCTTTTGGGCAAAGTGACGACCACGAAGTCGGAGATCGCGCACTACGCGTTTACCACGCTGACTTCCGTGCCCGGCGTGTTGAAGTACCAGGGCGCTGAAGTCCAGATTGTGGACTTGCCTGGTATTATCTACGGTGCTTCGCAGGGCAAGGGTAGAGGTAGACAGGTCGTAGCCACAGCGCGTACCGCGGACCTGATCCTAATGGTTCTGGATGCCACGAAGGGGGCACACCAGCGGGAGTCACTAGAAAAAGAACTAGAGGCCGTTGGGATACGtctgaacaaagaaaagcccaACATTTActacaagaaaaaagagacGGGGGGTGTGAAAGTTACGTTCACCTCTCCCTCGAGGGCGAACCTAACGGAGGAAGCGATCaagatgattttgaaagactACCGTGTTCACAACGCCGAAGTTTTGGTGCGCGACGACAAATGCACGATCGACGACTTCATCGACATCATTAACGACCAGCATTGCAATTACATCAAGTGCCTATATGCGTACAACAAGATCGACGCGGTCTCGCTTGAGGAGGTCGACCGTCTGGCACGCGAGCCTAATACTGTGGTGATGTCGTGTGAGAATGATCTAGGTCTTGACGACGTGGTGGATGAAATCTGGTACCAGTTGAATCTGAGCCGTGTTTacaccaagaaaagaggTGTGAAGCCGGACTTCTCTGATCCACTCGTAGTGAGGAACGCTTCCACAATAGGCGACATGTGCCACTCCATTCACAGAGACTTTaaagagaagttcaagtaTGCGCTTGTGTGGGGGTCCTCTGCGAAGCACTCTCCACAAAAATGTGGGCTAACCCATAAACTTCACGACGAAGATGTAGTGAGTTTATTCACTAAATAGATAGATAATTCAAGAATACGACCTAATGCTATTAACCTCAAAGCCGCCCGCCGAGAAGCAGGCTATCCGTAGGAAATAGAAAGGTATCTCTGTATTGTATTCAACCGCACGCTTACTCTACCCTACTACATAATATCAACTAAATGGATTACTTTCGAAATAAGGCAAtttggccgagtggttaaggcgtAAGATTAGAAAtcttttgggctctgccCGCGCAGGTTCGAATCCTGCAGTTGTCGTTATTTCCTTTTTTGCCGCGCAGAGCAGCGTTATATGGTGTTTAACTCAAACTAGCCTCTAAAGTCCAGACCGGCACCTCCGGAGCGAAGCTCAGGCGTGCTATCTTATAGGTTTCAACAAAGTGAAATTTATTTTTTGTATAATTGTCTGTGTCAACGTATCTAAGCCTTGAGCCCGAACTTCAGGCTCGCGTCTCTGTCATAAAGTTTTTAAGCCTTCAAAGGGACGGAGAGTCTCTTGAAACCACCGCAATCTCTGCAGGTCTCCTGGTGAATGGCCATCAATCTCTGGGCTTCCAATGGGTCCTCGACCTCGTTAGGCTCGTCCCAGGACAAGTACTCGTTAGTGTAGTTGGCCTTGTAGTCTAGAGGCAGGATCTCCAATCTCTTACCGTAGCCGGTA contains:
- the YIP1 gene encoding transporter YIP1 (similar to uniprot|P53039 Saccharomyces cerevisiae YGR172C YIP1 Golgi integral membrane protein binds to the transport GTPases Ypt1p and Ypt31p), which encodes MSFNNGANPQGGFGFYQPSPQFQMPQGSMNFAQQPATQAFSQDPLPPGLLNALSTKGYPHELPLLEEIGINFSHILTKTKNVLQPLRRSDSLPLEIISDCDLAGPLIFCLLFGTLLLAAGKVHFGYIYGVALFGTISLHTLLRLMGNEDNKAQPQQLFLRTASILGYCFLPLCLLSLVGVFFPLNNMMGYALALIFVCWCTWSSSGFFTAVLQLKNARVLIAYPLSIFYSVFALMAIFV
- the MSM1 gene encoding methionine--tRNA ligase MSM1 (similar to uniprot|P22438 Saccharomyces cerevisiae YGR171C MSM1 Mitochondrial methionyl-tRNA synthetase (MetRS), functions as a monomer in mitochondrial protein synthesis; functions similarly to cytoplasmic MetRS although the cytoplasmic form contains a zinc-binding domain not found in Msm1p), whose amino-acid sequence is MWGTSIRIVVAHSTPKGLRFWCISLFRKIINASHFKSRKPVRRTSTMPPSRGVPARLKGALFHITTPIFYPNARPHLGHLYSSLLCDVTKRWRAMQGYNTLFTTGTDEHGLKIQNASEKNGYSNPKQFVDVLYREFVKLDQMANISYTRFIRTTDYDHVRAVRELWNRCWESGYIYKGEHEGWYSISDECFYPESKVVQLQGDGQELPFGSPEIRKDGKFINTETRNGVVYHSETNYFFKLSSFQNRLLTFLEKENPHFISPPSRRDQIINELRGSKLRDLSISRPSSRIKWGIDVPQDPSQKIYVWFDALCNYLTSVGGLQAVLDNSPAAVKHTITSQLKMPRNWWVNTTHIIGKDIAKFHAIYWPCFLMAAGIPLPKQIIVHGHWLSGGVKMSKSVGNVVDPLDMILHYECDPVRWYLLENSHIEADGDFREERLHATREQIVSKWGNLLNRCCSNKFNIPRAVETFASQAANPENNAATLIGTEAQESYRELIQLLQTLPELFSSHMRQLETRSALKLLWDVIGKANAFVQTSTPWLKSGEEQDLIIFTAIEVVRITSILAQPIMPTLSNALLDRIGVDTENRDLSRTRLGADTLYGKGSNDKGREVPIKKVNFRGTT
- the RBG2 gene encoding Rbg2p (highly similar to uniprot|P53295 Saccharomyces cerevisiae YGR173W); protein product: MGVIEKIKAIEEEMARTQKNKATEYHLGLLKGKLARFRQQLLAEETAPTGGGGTGFEVAKSGDARVVLIGYPSVGKSSLLGKVTTTKSEIAHYAFTTLTSVPGVLKYQGAEVQIVDLPGIIYGASQGKGRGRQVVATARTADLILMVLDATKGAHQRESLEKELEAVGIRLNKEKPNIYYKKKETGGVKVTFTSPSRANLTEEAIKMILKDYRVHNAEVLVRDDKCTIDDFIDIINDQHCNYIKCLYAYNKIDAVSLEEVDRLAREPNTVVMSCENDLGLDDVVDEIWYQLNLSRVYTKKRGVKPDFSDPLVVRNASTIGDMCHSIHRDFKEKFKYALVWGSSAKHSPQKCGLTHKLHDEDVVSLFTK
- the POL31 gene encoding DNA-directed DNA polymerase delta subunit POL31 (similar to uniprot|P46957 Saccharomyces cerevisiae YJR006W HYS2 DNA polymerase III (delta) 55 kDa subunit essential for cell viability involved in DNA replication and DNA repair), encoding MFKMLIKFRMSVMPTFIYGTVKSMDSVLRQFNESRETGEIEPRKRDKLVVEPQPNEFYLKYEDRKYDEQYYSMYQYRLKVLRERVTKNCEVKWDSHFKLKNRKVVKKNKVLDIQANEPCWCVGTIYCEMKYKPNILEEVVNDVYGAPDLVKGYLDEDGTDEVMLEDESGRVLLVGELAKTKPLVSGTVVGILGMEADAGTFQVLDICFPSALPQTELPAGSQPGKVALVSGLNANPSNPRLSLKLQLLQQYLTGDVMSPESVAEIGRLIICGNSINPVDPDQLTGCLTEAGTFFGNTLQSMPIDLMPGPRDLSDQSLPQQPLHKALFGPMISPFFEESNKELFCPTTNPAWFQLNGVQLLGTSGQNIDDMCKYVLPFEPDSQENLAEANIATRMDIIEGCLRWQNIAPTAPDTLWCYPYKDEDPFVLKKWPHVFFVGNQPQFASKDVQLEGGVKVKAIAVPEFSKTGQVVILDLETLDTTLVTIDM